In Streptomyces liangshanensis, the DNA window CGACTCCTCCGTCATGGACCTCATCCAGACGCAGCTGCCGTCGGCCACCACCGAGGACTGACCGCCACCGCGCGAAGCGGCCGGAGCACCGAGCCCCGCCGCGCGCACGAACCGTCCGTATCGGGGCACCCGGGTCAACACCCCGGGTGCCCCGGCGCGCACCCGGGTACGGTGTGCGGGACGCCAACAAATCAACACCGCCAACAAATCAACACCGAGCATTCTGGGTGCGCCGGGAAGTCTGGTCGGCAACGTGATCCGCCATGTCCGCCGAACCGCCCCGGAGGTACGACCCCGTGCCAGCCCCCACGGCCACCACGGCCCGCAAGTTCCTCGGCCGGCTGCCGCTGCCCGAGCGCAACCACCTCGCCGACGCGCTGCGTACCGAGACGGTGGGCGGACTGCTCCTCCTCGCCGCTGCCGTCGCGGCCCTGATCTGGGCCAACACCCCGGCGAGCGCCTCGTACGCCTCCGTACGTGACTTCCACCTCGGCCCCGCCGCCCTCGGCCTGCACCTCTCCGTCCAGCACTGGGCGGCCGACGGCCTCCTCGCCGTCTTCTTCTTCGTGGCCGGCGTGGAGCTGAAGCGCGAGCTGGTCGCCGGCGAGCTGCGCGATCCCCGGGCCGCCGCCCTCCCCGTCATCGCCGCGCTCTGCGGGATGGCGACCCCGGCGCTCGTCTACCTGGTCGTGAACGTGGTGGGCGGCGGGTCCCTCGACGGCTGGGCCGTGCCCACGGCCACCGACATCGCCTTCGCCCTCGCCGTCCTGGCCGTCCTCGGCACCTCCCTGCCCGCCGCGCTCCGCGCCTTCCTCCTCACCCTCGCCGTCGTCGACGACCTCTTCGCGATCCTGATCATCGCCGTCTTCTTCACGAGCGACCTGGACTTCGCCGCGCTCGGCGGCGCGTTCGCCGGCCTCGCGCTCTTCTGGCTGCTGCTCAGGAAGGGCGTCAAGGGCTGGTACGTGTACGTCCCGCTCGCCCTCGTCAACTGGGGGCTCATGTACAACAGCGGCGTCCACGCCACCATCGCGGGCGTGGCGATGGGCCTGATGCTCCGCTGCGTCAGGACCGGCGACGAGACCCGGTCCCCGGGCGAGCGCGTCGAGCACCTGGTGCGCCCCCTGTCGGCGGGGGTCGCCGTGCCCGTGTTCGCGCTCTTCTCCGCGGGCGTACTGGTGACCGGGAGCGTCCTCGGCGACGTCTTCACCCGCCCGGAGACCCTCGGGGTGGTCCTGGGGCTGGTGGCGGGCAAGGCCGTCGGCATCTTCGGCGGTACGTGGCTCGCGGCGCGCTTCACGCGGGCGCGCCTCAACGAGGACCTGGCCTGGCCCGACGTGTTCGCGGTCGCCGTCCTCGCCGGGATCGGCTTCACCGTGTCGCTCCTCATCGGCGAACTGGCGTTCGCCGGGAACGCGGCGCTCACCGACGAGGTGAAGGCCTCCGTCCTGCTCGGCTCCCTCGTGGCGGCGGTCCTCGCCGGCGTGCTGCTCAAGCTGCGCGTACGGACCTACCGGGCGCTGTACGAGGCCGAGGAGCGCGACGAGGACGAGGACGGCGTACCGGACATCTATGAACAGGACGATCCCGGGTATCACCTGCGCATGGCCGCGATCTTCGAGGCGAAGGCCGCCGAGCACCGCCGTCTGGCGGAACACGCGGGGGCAACGCGCGATGACGGCGACGGTCCGGCATGATCTGACAACGGATCCGCCACACATGACCCACACACGCGAGACCCAGAGCGAGAAGAGGGAGTCACCGATGAGCGACCCCGGCAGGAAAGCCGCCGACGCAGTCCGGACCGGCGTCATCGTGGAACCCGTCAGTGCCGACCGCAGCCTCGGCCAGCTGGTCGCCGAGGCGACGACCGAGCTGTCCGGGCTGGTGCACGACGAGATCGCGCTCGCCAAGGCGGAGATCCGGGAGGACGTCAAGCGGGGCGCGATCGGCGGCGGGGCCATCGCCGTCGCGGGGATCCTCGCCCTCTTCTCGCTGCCGGTGTTCAGCTTCGCGGCGGCGTACGGCATCCACAACTGGGGACTGGGCCTCGCCTGGTCGTTCCTGATCGTGGGCGGGGCGTTCGTGGTGCTCGCGGGCCTGCTGGCCGGGCTCGCCGTACTCAAGTTCAAGAAGATCAAGCCGCCGGAGAAGACCATCGCCTCGTCCAAGGAGACGGCGGCCGTTCTCCAGAACGCGAAGCCTCACCCCCGGGGGGTCCGGCAGGAGACCAAGTCTGTGGCACGCTCGTCCGCATGACCGTCCCTGATTCCGCCTCCGCCGTCCGCCTCGATGGCCCGTGGGTCCACCGCGACGTGGCGGCCAACGGCGCGCGCTTCCACATCGCCGAGGTGGGCGACGGACCGCTGGTGCTGCTGCTGCACGGGTTCCCGCAGTTCTGGTGGACGTGGCGGCACCAGCTGACTGCGCTCGCGGACGCCGGGTACCGGGCGGTCGCCATGGACCTGCGGGGGGTGGGCGGCAGCGACCGTACGCCGCGGGGGTACGACCCCGCCAACCTGGCGCTCGACATCACCGGCGTCGTGCGCTCCCTCGGCGAGCCCGACGCGGCCCTCGTGGGGCACGACCTGGGCGGCTACCTCGCGTGGACGGCCGCCGTCATGCGGCCCAAGCTGGTGCGCAGGCTCGCGGTGTCCTCGATGCCGCACCCGCGCCGCTGGCGCTCCTCGATGCTCTCCGACCTGTCGCAGAGCCGGGCCGGCTCGTACATCTGGGGCTTCCAGCGGCCGTGGCTGCCGGAACGTCAGCTCGTGGCGGACGACGCGGCGCTGGTGGGGCAGCTGATCCGGGAGTGGTCGGGGCCGACCCTGCCGGACGAGGAGGCGATCGGCGTCTACCGGCGGGCGATGACCATCCCGTCCACGGCGCACTGCTCGATCGAGCCGTACCGCTGGATGGTGCGGTCGATGGCCCGTCCGGACGGCATCCAGTTCAACCGGCGCATGAAGCGCCCGGTACGGGTGCCCACCCTCCAGCTGCACGGGTCGCTGGACCCGGCGATGCGTACGCGCAGCACGGCGGGGTCGGCGGAGTACGTGGAGGCGCCCTACCGGTGGCGGCTCTTCGACGGGCTCGGGCACTTCCCGCACGAGGAGGACCCGGCGGCGTTCTCCTCGGAGCTGATCAACTGGCTGAAGGACCCGGAACCGGACCGCTGAGGGGGCGTCGGGCGGCGCCGGAACGGTCCTCCCGAGCCCCACCGCGAACACCTGTCCTACGAAGCGCCACTTGCCGGGCGCATAGGCCAATTGGCCCTCCCCCAGGCGGTTATCGACCTTGGGGCACGGGCACACGTCCCCGTATGGGCTGGACGCACGACTACGGTGACGCACCACGCAAGCGCCGCTCGGCCACCGCGCCGATCACCCACGAGAGGGGCGGCCCGCCGGATCGAGCACACGATCCGAGGCTCGGCATTTCCCTCATCCTCCGCCGCAGGGCCCGCTGGGTCTCCGCGCGGCTGCGCCACCCGCGCACGTAGCCACGAGCGGCCCGCCCGCGCGGATCCGGTGGATCCGCCACCGGGCCACGGTCCGCCGTCGGGCTACAGCGCGCACCCCTGGCTGTCGACCTCCTGATTGGCCGTACGGCCCTTCTCGATGTCCTCGCGGATCTCGTCGACCGTCAGGGCGTACCCCGTGTTCGCGTCGTCGAGCGACCGCGCGAAGATCACGCCGTACACCTTGCCGTCCGGCGTGAGCAGCGGGCCGCCCGAGTTGCCCTGGCGCACGGTCGTGAACAGCGAGTACACCTGGCGGCTGACCTCGCCCCGGTGGTAGATGTCGGGCCCGTTGGCGTTGATACGGCCCCGGACGCGCGCGGAGCGCACGTCGTACGCGCCGTTCTCGGGGAAGCCCGCGACGATCGCGTTGGCACCGCTGCTCGCCTCGCTGCCGCTGAAGCGGAGCGGGGTCGCGGGCAGGTCCGGCACGTCCAGGACGGCGATGTCGCGCCGCCAGTCGTAGAGGACGACCTTCGCGTCGTACAGCTTGCCCTCGCCGCCTATCTGGACCGTCGGCTGCTCCACGCCGCCGACCACGTGCGCGTTGGTCATCACGCGGCGGTCCGCGAAGACGAACCCGGAGCCTTCGAGGACCTTGCCGCAGCTCTGCGCCGTACCGACCACCTTGACGATGGACCGCTGCGCGCGGGCCGCGACGGGGCTGCCCGCGAGGGCGGGGTCGGGGGGCTGGACCGCGGTGATCGGCTCGTTGGCGAAGGGGCTGAAGACCTGCGGGAAGCCGTTCTGCGCGAGGACGGACGAGAAGTCCGAGAACCACGTGGAGGCCTGGCCGGGCATCACCCGGGAGACCCCGAGGAGCACCTTGGAGCTGCGGACCTCCTTGCCGAGCGTCGGCAGTGTCGTCCCCGCGAGGGCGGAGCCGATCAGCCAGGCGACCAGCAGCATGGCGAACACGTTGACCAGCGCCCCGCCGGACGCGTCCAGGGCGCGGGCCGGGGACCACGTGATGTAGCGGCGGAGCTTGTTGCCGAGGTGGGTCGTGAAGGCCTGCCCGATGGAGGCGCAGACGATGACGATCACGACCGCGACGACGGCGGCCGTGGTGGAGACCTCCGCGTCCTCGGTGAGGTTGTCCCAGACCACCGGGAGCAGGTACACGGCGACCAGGCCGCCCCCGAGGAAGCCGACGACCGACAGGATGCCGACCACGAAGCCCTGGCGGTAGCCGACGATCGCGAACCACACGGCGGCGAGCAGCAGCAGGATGTCCAGCACGTTCACCGTCGTTAGCCTCGCAGATTCGTCAACGGCCTGGGCAGCGGGGTCGGGCGGGGGCGGCGCGCGGGGGCCGGCGCGTCCCCCGGAGTCAGCGTGTCACGCGCGCCAGTCCAGTGGGACCTCCTTCGAGCGGTCCCAGGGGACCTCGAAGCCGGCGAAATGCAGGATGCGGTCGATGAGTCCGGCGGTGAAGCCCCAGACCAGGGTGGACGCGACCAGGAACGCCGGGCCCACGTACCCGCTCGGGTGCAGGGCGCTGACCCGGTGGTCGGGGTCCGTGAGCTCCGCCACGGGGACGGTGAAGACGCGGGCGGTCTCGGCGGGGTCGACGGCGGCCACCGGGGTCGGCCGGCGCCACCAGCCGAGCACGGGCGTCACCACGAAGCCGCTGACGGGGATGTAGAGGGCGGGGAGCACCGCGAAGAGCTGGACCCCCGACGGGTCGAGGCCGGTCTCCTCCTCGGCCTCCCGCAGGGCGGCCCGCAGCGGTCCGGTGGTCGCCGGGTCGCCGTCCTCGGGGTCGAGCGCGCCGCCGGGGAACGACGGCTGGCCCGGGTGCGAGCGCAGGCTGCCCGCCCGCTCCATGAGGAGCAGCTCGGGGCCGCGCTCGCCCTCCCCGAAGAGGATGAGCACGGCGGACTGGCGTCCGCCGCCGCTCTTGGGCGGCAGGAAACGGCTCAGCTGCTCGGGCGCCACGCCGAGCGCGGCGCGCGCGACGGGCATGAGCCACTCGGGCAGCCCGTCCGTGGTCACGTCGAGCCCGGTCGTCCCGTCGTCGTACATCCGGTCGTGGTACGTCCTGTCAGCGCGCGTCATCTGCACCCCTGTCGCATAACGCCTGCCGTCGGCCGGATCGTTCCGCCCTCGTCCGGCTCCGCCCGTGTGTGTCGCCGCGCGGCCGTCACGCGTCGCCGCACGGCACTCGCGTCGTGCGGCTGTGACGTCATACGGCGGGGGCCCCTCATACGCTCAACGCGCGCGGTTCTTCTGTGCGACCGCGCTCTGTACGGGGGCTGTCAGCCCCCGTACAGCGGTCAGCCCCCCGTACAGCGGTCAGCCCCCGGTCCACCGGCCGCCCGTCGCTCATTCGGCCCCCGCGTCGCCGCCGGTCCCGGCGTCCGCGCTCGCGCCCAGCGGGGGCGCGGGCCTGCCCGGGTAGTCGGGGGGCGGGCTCAGGCGCTGGCCCGGGTAGCCGCCCTTCTCGTACTTGAGGAGCTTCTCCGCCTTCTCCGGGTCCGTCTCCCCCACCCCGTACGACGGACAGAGGTGCGCGATCGGGCAGGCGCCGCACGCGGGCTTGCGTGAGTGGCAGATCCGGCGGCCGTGGAAGATCACCCGGTGCGAGAGCATCGTCCACTCGCTCTTGGGGAAGATCGCCTCGATCTCCGCCTCGACCTTCTCCGGGTCCTCCTGCTCCGTCCACTTCCAGCGGCGCACCAGCCGGCCGAAGTGGGTGTCGACCGTCAGGCCGGGGACCCCGAACGCGTTGCCCAGCACCACGTTCGCCGTCTTGCGCCCCACTCCGGGCAGCGTCACCAGGTCGGCGAGGCGGCCGGGGACCTCGCCGCCGAAGTTGTCGCGGAGCGCCTTCGACAGCCCTATGACGGACCGCGCCTTGGCCCGGAAGAAGCCCGTCGGGCGGATGATCTGCTCCAGCTCCTCGGGCACGGCGGCGGCCATGTCCTCGGGCGTGGGGTAGGCGGCGAAGAGCGCGGGGGTGGTCTGGTTCACCCGCAGGTCGGTCGTCTGGGCGGACAGGACCGTCGCGATCAGCAGCTCGAACGGATTCCGGAAGTCCAGCTCCGGGTGGGCGTACGGATAGACATCGGCCAGCTCGCGGTTGATCCGCCGGGCCCGCCGGACCATGGCCAGTCTCGATTCCGGTTTCGCCGCGCTACGGACGGGCGTAGCGGCTTTCGTCGCTTTTCTCGGTTTCTCCGAGGGCTGTTCGCCCACAGCGGAATTGTGGTCGGCCGCCACTTCTCCAGCCCCCTCTGCCTGCGCTGTCACCGGCTTTTTGGACACCCGGCCAGCCTAAAGCCCTGCACCGACATCCGCCCCGGCCACGGCCGATCACCACCCGAATCGGCCTCCCGGGCACGGTCCGGGGCCCCTGTACGTCAAGCTTGTGACCGATCACACGGTTTCGAACACGGGGTGGCACGGCAGACGGCGAGAGGGCCGTGAGATACGGAGCCACCCGAGAACGGACAGCACGTACGGCATTATGGGGACCCTGGTTCCGCTCTGGTTCCCTGAGCAGGTCGACAAGGAGAGAACACGTGGACGACGTTCTGCGGCGTGCCCCGCTCTTCGCGGCGCTCGATGACGAGCAGGCCGGAGAGCTCCGCGCCTCCATGAGTGAAGCGACGCTGGCCCGCGGTGATGCTCTCTTCCACGAGGGCGACCCCGGCGACCGTCTCTATGTGGTCACCGAAGGCAAGGTCAAGCTCCACCGCACTTCCCCGGACGGCCGGGAGAACATGCTGGCCGTGCTGGGCCCCGGCGAGCTGATCGGCGAGCTGTCCCTCTTCGACCCCGGCCCGCGTACGGCCACGGCGAGCGCGCTCACCGAGGTCAAGCTGCTCGGCCTCGGCCACGGCGACCTCCAGCCCTGGCTGAACGCGCGGCCCGAGGTGGCCACGGCGCTGCTGCGCGCGGTCGCGCGCCGGCTCCGCAAGACCAACGACCAGATGTCCGACCTGGTCTTCTCCGACGTCCCGGGCCGGGTGGCCCGCGCGCTCCTCGACCTGTCGCGCCGCTTCGGCGTGCAGTCGGAGGAGGGCATCCACGTCGTGCACGACCTGACGCAGGAGGAGCTGGCCCAGCTGGTCGGCGCGTCCCGCGAGACGGTCAACAAGGCGCTCGCGGACTTCGCCCAGCGCGGGTGGCTGCGGCTGGAGGCGCGCGCGGTGATCCTGCTGGACGTGGAACGGCTCGCGAAGCGCTCGCGCTGACCCGCTGAGGCGCTGAGGCCCTGAGGCCCTGAGGTTCGACGCCCTCGGCCTGAACCCGCCGTATCCGTAGGACGACCTCCGTCCGGGCCGCCGCACCGGCGCCCGGACGGAGGTGTGTCGGGGGCGGGGTGAGGGGTGGCCCGCCGGCGGGTTGAGCGGCTGACCCCGGCGCCCCGCGGCGATCAGGTGATCAGGCCGTGTTCGCGCAAGTACTCCAGCTGCGCCCGTACCGACAGCTCCGCCGCCGGCCAGAGGGATCTGTCCACGGCCGCGTAGACCTGTTCCACCACCTCGGACGGGGTGCGGTGGCCGTTCTCGACGGCGGTCTCGACCTGGGCCAGCCGGTTCGCGCGGTGGGCGAGGTAGAACTCGACCGCCCCCTGGGCGTCCTCCAGCACGGGACCGTGGCCCGGGAGCACCGTATGAACGCCGTCGTCCACCGTCAGCGAGCGCAGGCGGCGCAGCGAGTCCAGGTAGTCGCCGAGCCTGCCGTCCGGGTGGGCGACGACCGTCGTCCCCCGGCCGAGAATCGTGTCGCCCGTCAGTACGGCGCGGTCGGCGGGCAGGTGGAAGCAGAGCGAGTCGCCGGTGTGGCCCGGGGTCGGGACGACCCGCAGTTCCAGCCCGCCGGTGGTGATCACGTCGCCCGCCGCGAGCCCTTCGTCGCCGAGGCGCAGCGCGGGGTCGAGGGCTCTGACGTGGGTACGGGTCAGCTGGGCGAAGCGCGCCGCGCCCTCGGCGTGGTCCGGGTGGCCGTGGGTGAGCAGGGTCAGCGCGACCCGCTTCCCGGCGCGCTCGGCGGTGGCGACGACCGCTTTCAGGTGGAGGTCGTCCAGGGGGCCGGGGTCGATGACCACGGCGAGGTCGGAGTCCGGCTCCGCGACGATCCAGGTGTTGGTGCCGTCCAGGGTCATGGCGGAGGCGTTGGGCGCGAGGACGTTGACGGCGCGGGTGGTGGCCGGGCCGGAGAGCGTGCCGCCGCGCGGCTGGCCGGGCAAGGCCGCGGCGTCCGTCATCGGGGCCCTCCCTCGGCTCGGGCCGCGGGATTGGCTCCCGGGGGCGTGGCCGCGCCCGTACCGACCGGGTCCACGCGCTTCGTGAACTCGTCGTGGCCCGGCCAGCTCAGTACCAGCTCGCCGTCCACCAGCCGGGCCGTCGCCAGCACGGGCGTCAGGTCCGGGCCCCCCGCGGCGGCGTCGTCGGCTGCTGCGGCGGCGGCGGCGAGCGCCTCGGCCGCCGAACCGTACGCCGTGAGCGCGCGCAGGGTCGAGACGGTCGGCGGCATCATCAGCAGGTCGCCCTTGTCGTACGCCTCGATGGCCGCGGCCGGCCTGATCCACACCGTACGGTCGGCCTCCGTGGACGCGTTCCTGGTGCGCTGCCCGGTCGGCAGGGCGGCCACGAAGAACCAGGTGTCGTAGCGGCGCGGTTCGAACTCCGGGGTGATCCAGCGCGCCCACGCGCCGAGCAGGTCGCTGCGCAGGACCAGGCCGCGGCGGTCGAGCAGGTCGGCGAAGGACAGCTCGTGGCGGACGAGGGCCGCGCGGTCGGCCTCCCAGTCGTCGCCGGTGGTGTCGCCGACGACGGTCCCGGGCGTCTCGCCCGCGAGCAGGACGCCGGCCTCCTCGAACGTCTCGCGGACGGCGGCGCAGACGATGGCCTGCGCGGAGGCCGCGTCGACGCCGAGGCGGCCCGCCCAGACGTCCCGGCCGGGCCCGGCCCAGCCGACCGGCCGGTTGTCGTCACGGGGGTCGACGCCGCCGCCGGGATAGACGTACGCGCCGGCCGCGAAGGCCATCGAGGCCTGCCGCCGCAACATGTGCACCTCGGGCCCGCGGAGGCCCGCGTGATCGTCACGCAGCAGCATCACGGTGGCCGCGCGCCGTGGCGTCACCGCGGTGATCTCACCGGCGGCGAGGGCCCGGATCCGTTCGGGCCACTCCGGCGGGTACCACTGACCATTGGGCATGGCGGGATGCTATGCGCTGAGGACCCGATGTTCGAGAGCCACCCGCCTCCCGAACGCGCTGCCCGCCCTCGGCAAGGCACCCGCCCGCACCGTCACGACTCAGGACGCCGGCCTCACGCCTCCGTCAGTTCCACCAGGATCTCGACCTCGACCGGCGCGTCCAGCGGCAGGACCGCGACGCCCACCGCGCTGCGCGCGTGCACGCCCTTGTCACCGAGGGCCTGGCCCAGGAGCTCGCTGGCGCCGTTGACCACCGCCGGCTGGCCGGTGAAGTCCGCCGCCGAGGCGACGAACCCCGTCACCTTCACCACCCGCGCGATGCGGTCCAGGTCGCCGGTGACCGACTTCACGGCGGCCAGGGCGTTCAGGGCGCAGATGCGCGCGAGGTCCTTCGCCTCCTCGGGCGTGACCTCGGCCCCGACCTTGCCGGTGACCGGAAGCTTGCCCTCCACCATCGGGAGCTGGCCCGACGTGTAGACGTAGAGGCCCGTCCGTACGGCCGGCTGGTACGACGCCAGCGGCGCGACCACCTCGGGCAGGGTCAGGCCGAGCCCGGCGAGGGCGGCCTCGACGGTCCCGGTCGCCGTGCTGTCCGACGCGCTCACGCGGCCCGCTCCCGCTTCAGGTAGGCCACGAGCTGCTCGGGGTTGTTCGGCCCGGGCACGACCTGGACGAGCTCCCAGCCGTCCTCGCCCCAGGTGTCCAGGATCTGCTTGGTCGCGTGCACGAGAAGGGGCACGGTCGCGTATTCCCACTTGGTCATGGGGGCGACTGTATCCGTACGGCGCGGGCGGCTGTATCCGTACCGCCCGGCGACCGTACGCGTACCGCCGGGCAGCCTCGTGCGTAGCCCGCGGCCTTACTGGTTAGGCTCGAATACGTGAGCAGGCTCCAGGTCGTCAGCGGCAAGGGCGGTACCGGTAAGACGACGGTCGCCGCCGCCCTCGCGCTCGCCCTCGCGACGGAGGGCAAGCGCACCCTCCTCGTCGAGGTCGAGGGCAGGCAGGGCATCGCACAGCTCTTCGAGACGGAGGCCCTTCCGTACGAGGAACGCAAGATCGCCGTCGCCTCGGGCGGCGGGGAGGTGTACGCGCTGGCGATCGACGCCGAGCGCGCCCTTCTCGACTACCTCCAGATGTTCTACAAGCTCGGCGGCGCGGGGCGGGCCCTCAAGAAGCTCGGCGCGATCGACTTCGCGACGACGATCGCCCCAGGCGTCCGGGACGTCCTGCTGACCGGCAAGGCGTGCGAGGCGGTCCGGCGCAGGGACAGGCAGGGACGTTTCGCCTACGACTACGTGGTGATGGACGCGCCGCCCACCGGGCGCATCACGCGCTTCCTGAACGTGAACGACGAGGTGGCGGGGCTGGCGAAGATCGGCCCCATACACAATCAGGCGCAGGCGGTGATGCGGGTCCTCAAGTCGCCGGGGACGGCCGTGCACCTGGTGACGCTGCTGGAGGAGATGCCGGTCCAGGAGACCGTGGACGGCATCGCCGAGCTGCGGGCCGTGGAGCTGCCGGTCGGCAAGGTGATCGTGAACCAGGTACGGCCCCATCTCCTGGACGAGGCAGCCGTGCGCGCCGCGTCGGGCGACCGTCGCAAGGAGGTCGCGAAGGCGCTCGGTACGGCGGGGGTCGGCGCCCCCACGAAGCTGGTGGGTCCGCTGCTCGACCAGGCGGCGGAGCACGCGCAGCGCGTGGAGCTGGAGCGCGAGCAGCGGGCGGTCCTGGCGAAGCTGGGCCTGCCCACGTACGAACTCCCCCTGATCGGCGAGGGGATGGACCTCGCCGGTCTCTACCGGCTGGCGGGGGAGCTACGGCAACTCGGGAAGGCCTTCGCATGACCCGGACCCAGCCCACCGCATCCGCCGCCGGCCGGACCTCCCCCGCCCTCGACGCCGCGGCCGCCCCCCTGGAGATCGATCCCCTGCTCGACGACCCGGACACCCGCATCATCGTGTGCTGCGGCTCCGGCGGCGTCGGCAAGACGACCACGGCGGCGGCTCTCGGCGTACGGGCGGCGGAGCGCGGGCGCAAGGTGGTCGTGCTCACGATCGACCCGGCCCGCCGGCTGGCCCAGTCCATGGGCATCGACTCGCTCGACAACACCCCGCGCCAGGTCAAGGGCGTCGAGGGTCCGGGCGAACTGCACGCCATGATGCTCGACATGAAGCGGACGTTCGACGAGATCGTCGAGGCGCACGCGGACCGCGACCGGGCGCGCGCCATCCTGGACAACCCCTTCTACCAGTCCCTGTCGGCCGGGTTCGCGGGCACGCAGGAGTACATGGCGATGGAGAAGCTCGGGCAGTTGCGGGCGCGGGACTCCTGGGACCTGATCATCGTCGACACCCCGCCCTCGCGCTCCGCGCTGGACTTCCTGGACGCGCCGAAGCGCCTCGGGTCGTTCCTGGACGGGAAGTTCATCAGGTTGCTGATGGCGCCGGCCAAGGTCGGCGGCCGGGCCGGGATGAAGTTCCTGAACGTCGGGATGTCGATGATGACCGGCACGATCGGGAAGGTGCTGGGCGGCCAGTTCCTCGGTGACGTGCAGATGTTCGTGACGGCGATGGACTCGATGTTCGGCGGGCTGCGGACGCGCGCGGAGGCGACGTACCGGCTCCTCCAGGCGCCCGGCACGGCGTTCCTGGTGGTCGCGGCGCCGGAGCGGGACGCCCTGCGCGAGGCGGCGTACTTCGTGGAGAGGCTGGCCGCCGAGGAGATGCCGCTGGCGGGTCTGGTGCTCAACCGGGTGCACGGCAGCGGCGCGGCGCGGCTCTCCGCCGAGCGCGCCCTGGCCGCCGCGGAAAATCTTGAAGAGGGCGGCATTGTGGATCAGGAGCCCGGGAATGCT includes these proteins:
- the nhaA gene encoding Na+/H+ antiporter NhaA, with protein sequence MPAPTATTARKFLGRLPLPERNHLADALRTETVGGLLLLAAAVAALIWANTPASASYASVRDFHLGPAALGLHLSVQHWAADGLLAVFFFVAGVELKRELVAGELRDPRAAALPVIAALCGMATPALVYLVVNVVGGGSLDGWAVPTATDIAFALAVLAVLGTSLPAALRAFLLTLAVVDDLFAILIIAVFFTSDLDFAALGGAFAGLALFWLLLRKGVKGWYVYVPLALVNWGLMYNSGVHATIAGVAMGLMLRCVRTGDETRSPGERVEHLVRPLSAGVAVPVFALFSAGVLVTGSVLGDVFTRPETLGVVLGLVAGKAVGIFGGTWLAARFTRARLNEDLAWPDVFAVAVLAGIGFTVSLLIGELAFAGNAALTDEVKASVLLGSLVAAVLAGVLLKLRVRTYRALYEAEERDEDEDGVPDIYEQDDPGYHLRMAAIFEAKAAEHRRLAEHAGATRDDGDGPA
- a CDS encoding phage holin family protein produces the protein MSDPGRKAADAVRTGVIVEPVSADRSLGQLVAEATTELSGLVHDEIALAKAEIREDVKRGAIGGGAIAVAGILALFSLPVFSFAAAYGIHNWGLGLAWSFLIVGGAFVVLAGLLAGLAVLKFKKIKPPEKTIASSKETAAVLQNAKPHPRGVRQETKSVARSSA
- a CDS encoding alpha/beta fold hydrolase → MTVPDSASAVRLDGPWVHRDVAANGARFHIAEVGDGPLVLLLHGFPQFWWTWRHQLTALADAGYRAVAMDLRGVGGSDRTPRGYDPANLALDITGVVRSLGEPDAALVGHDLGGYLAWTAAVMRPKLVRRLAVSSMPHPRRWRSSMLSDLSQSRAGSYIWGFQRPWLPERQLVADDAALVGQLIREWSGPTLPDEEAIGVYRRAMTIPSTAHCSIEPYRWMVRSMARPDGIQFNRRMKRPVRVPTLQLHGSLDPAMRTRSTAGSAEYVEAPYRWRLFDGLGHFPHEEDPAAFSSELINWLKDPEPDR
- a CDS encoding MarP family serine protease gives rise to the protein MNVLDILLLLAAVWFAIVGYRQGFVVGILSVVGFLGGGLVAVYLLPVVWDNLTEDAEVSTTAAVVAVVIVIVCASIGQAFTTHLGNKLRRYITWSPARALDASGGALVNVFAMLLVAWLIGSALAGTTLPTLGKEVRSSKVLLGVSRVMPGQASTWFSDFSSVLAQNGFPQVFSPFANEPITAVQPPDPALAGSPVAARAQRSIVKVVGTAQSCGKVLEGSGFVFADRRVMTNAHVVGGVEQPTVQIGGEGKLYDAKVVLYDWRRDIAVLDVPDLPATPLRFSGSEASSGANAIVAGFPENGAYDVRSARVRGRINANGPDIYHRGEVSRQVYSLFTTVRQGNSGGPLLTPDGKVYGVIFARSLDDANTGYALTVDEIREDIEKGRTANQEVDSQGCAL
- a CDS encoding NUDIX hydrolase, encoding MTRADRTYHDRMYDDGTTGLDVTTDGLPEWLMPVARAALGVAPEQLSRFLPPKSGGGRQSAVLILFGEGERGPELLLMERAGSLRSHPGQPSFPGGALDPEDGDPATTGPLRAALREAEEETGLDPSGVQLFAVLPALYIPVSGFVVTPVLGWWRRPTPVAAVDPAETARVFTVPVAELTDPDHRVSALHPSGYVGPAFLVASTLVWGFTAGLIDRILHFAGFEVPWDRSKEVPLDWRA
- the nth gene encoding endonuclease III, whose translation is MAADHNSAVGEQPSEKPRKATKAATPVRSAAKPESRLAMVRRARRINRELADVYPYAHPELDFRNPFELLIATVLSAQTTDLRVNQTTPALFAAYPTPEDMAAAVPEELEQIIRPTGFFRAKARSVIGLSKALRDNFGGEVPGRLADLVTLPGVGRKTANVVLGNAFGVPGLTVDTHFGRLVRRWKWTEQEDPEKVEAEIEAIFPKSEWTMLSHRVIFHGRRICHSRKPACGACPIAHLCPSYGVGETDPEKAEKLLKYEKGGYPGQRLSPPPDYPGRPAPPLGASADAGTGGDAGAE
- a CDS encoding Crp/Fnr family transcriptional regulator, giving the protein MDDVLRRAPLFAALDDEQAGELRASMSEATLARGDALFHEGDPGDRLYVVTEGKVKLHRTSPDGRENMLAVLGPGELIGELSLFDPGPRTATASALTEVKLLGLGHGDLQPWLNARPEVATALLRAVARRLRKTNDQMSDLVFSDVPGRVARALLDLSRRFGVQSEEGIHVVHDLTQEELAQLVGASRETVNKALADFAQRGWLRLEARAVILLDVERLAKRSR
- a CDS encoding MBL fold metallo-hydrolase, which codes for MTDAAALPGQPRGGTLSGPATTRAVNVLAPNASAMTLDGTNTWIVAEPDSDLAVVIDPGPLDDLHLKAVVATAERAGKRVALTLLTHGHPDHAEGAARFAQLTRTHVRALDPALRLGDEGLAAGDVITTGGLELRVVPTPGHTGDSLCFHLPADRAVLTGDTILGRGTTVVAHPDGRLGDYLDSLRRLRSLTVDDGVHTVLPGHGPVLEDAQGAVEFYLAHRANRLAQVETAVENGHRTPSEVVEQVYAAVDRSLWPAAELSVRAQLEYLREHGLIT
- a CDS encoding NUDIX hydrolase, encoding MPNGQWYPPEWPERIRALAAGEITAVTPRRAATVMLLRDDHAGLRGPEVHMLRRQASMAFAAGAYVYPGGGVDPRDDNRPVGWAGPGRDVWAGRLGVDAASAQAIVCAAVRETFEEAGVLLAGETPGTVVGDTTGDDWEADRAALVRHELSFADLLDRRGLVLRSDLLGAWARWITPEFEPRRYDTWFFVAALPTGQRTRNASTEADRTVWIRPAAAIEAYDKGDLLMMPPTVSTLRALTAYGSAAEALAAAAAAADDAAAGGPDLTPVLATARLVDGELVLSWPGHDEFTKRVDPVGTGAATPPGANPAARAEGGPR
- a CDS encoding RidA family protein, giving the protein MSASDSTATGTVEAALAGLGLTLPEVVAPLASYQPAVRTGLYVYTSGQLPMVEGKLPVTGKVGAEVTPEEAKDLARICALNALAAVKSVTGDLDRIARVVKVTGFVASAADFTGQPAVVNGASELLGQALGDKGVHARSAVGVAVLPLDAPVEVEILVELTEA
- a CDS encoding DUF4177 domain-containing protein, translating into MTKWEYATVPLLVHATKQILDTWGEDGWELVQVVPGPNNPEQLVAYLKRERAA